From the genome of Chloroflexota bacterium, one region includes:
- a CDS encoding transporter substrate-binding domain-containing protein has translation MPTVTIRIPQVLRHHTAGARSVDVEAGAVHEALEALFAVYPSLRESLTPPSGNVLEATNLFLNERDVATLDGLASTLASGDTLTILPAMSGGGRSGRLVASSEGLCKHVGTIDMARGIFVGAIAAVLLAVSSACSEAPEAIRMGIEGAYPPYNFINDAGEIDGFDRELGDEICRRANLECTWVINEWDTIIPNLVAGQYDTIVAGMSITQKRDEIIDFTQPYLPPGASVYLAAAGAGDEAINGKVAAQGATVQADYLASQSGATLLEYELVPKAIAAVLSGEADAALVDLKVAHKSLAEHEGMLAIVGPEVKLDLGIGIGVREDDGELKDKLDQAITDMKGDGSLNVLIAKWFGDEVDGF, from the coding sequence ATGCCCACCGTCACTATCCGCATTCCGCAAGTGCTGCGGCACCACACCGCCGGGGCGCGCAGCGTCGACGTCGAGGCGGGCGCGGTGCACGAGGCCCTTGAAGCGCTCTTCGCGGTGTATCCGTCGCTGCGAGAATCGTTGACGCCGCCCAGCGGCAACGTGCTCGAAGCTACGAATCTGTTCCTCAACGAGCGGGACGTCGCCACGCTCGACGGGCTGGCGTCGACCTTGGCGAGCGGGGACACGCTGACGATCCTCCCGGCCATGTCCGGTGGCGGGCGGAGCGGAAGGCTTGTGGCAAGCTCCGAGGGCCTATGCAAACACGTTGGGACGATAGACATGGCTAGAGGCATATTCGTGGGCGCCATAGCGGCGGTCCTCCTCGCGGTGTCCTCAGCATGCTCTGAAGCGCCCGAGGCCATCCGGATGGGAATCGAGGGCGCCTATCCGCCGTACAACTTCATCAACGATGCTGGTGAGATCGACGGGTTTGATCGGGAACTGGGTGACGAGATTTGCCGGCGGGCCAATCTCGAGTGCACCTGGGTCATCAACGAGTGGGACACCATCATTCCCAATCTCGTGGCCGGCCAATACGACACGATCGTGGCCGGGATGAGCATCACGCAGAAACGAGACGAGATTATTGACTTCACGCAGCCGTACCTCCCACCCGGCGCATCGGTCTATCTGGCCGCGGCCGGCGCCGGCGACGAAGCGATCAATGGCAAGGTGGCCGCACAAGGGGCCACGGTCCAGGCCGACTACCTAGCGTCGCAATCGGGCGCAACCCTTCTCGAGTACGAGCTTGTACCCAAAGCCATTGCGGCCGTGCTGAGCGGCGAGGCGGATGCGGCGCTGGTGGACCTGAAGGTTGCCCACAAGAGCCTGGCCGAGCACGAGGGAATGTTGGCCATCGTCGGCCCGGAAGTGAAGCTCGATCTCGGTATCGGCATTGGTGTCCGAGAAGACGACGGCGAGTTGAAGGACAAGCTGGACCAAGCCATCACCGACATGAAAGGCGACGGCTCGCTGAACGTGCTGATCGCGAAGTGGTTCGGCGATGAGGTGGACGGCTTCTAG
- a CDS encoding nucleoside hydrolase, whose translation MISLILDTDIGDDVDDAFALAFAARHPAIRLCAVTTVLGDTRWRAALSLRLLDELGVGDVPVAAGEPDGGIEGIPLSGDVVLPQGRDDPRRDPRSAIDLMADMIATAPDPVWLAIIGPATNAAALLADRPEALDRLAGIVMMGGRHDPNNPREHNFGADPAAAAAVCNSGRRVRVGDYLVTSQAKLRRDDLARVRRAPGIGASLGLMLETYLDRRNRDWTSMYDPAVLTLALGEQFLRLGLTSRRAEVESGQVWFRVASEATELRIAASIGAAAFRRELLDVIGSNG comes from the coding sequence GTGATCTCGCTCATCCTCGACACGGACATCGGCGACGACGTGGACGACGCCTTTGCGTTGGCCTTCGCCGCGCGGCACCCGGCAATCCGCCTCTGCGCCGTGACGACCGTGCTGGGCGACACGCGCTGGCGGGCGGCGCTGTCGCTGCGCCTGCTTGACGAGTTGGGCGTCGGCGATGTTCCAGTGGCCGCGGGCGAGCCGGACGGCGGCATCGAGGGCATTCCCCTGTCCGGCGATGTCGTGCTGCCCCAGGGCCGCGACGATCCTCGCCGCGATCCCCGGTCGGCCATCGATCTCATGGCCGACATGATCGCCACCGCGCCGGACCCCGTGTGGCTGGCAATCATCGGTCCCGCGACGAACGCCGCCGCCCTCCTGGCCGATCGCCCCGAGGCGCTCGATCGCCTGGCCGGGATCGTCATGATGGGCGGCCGGCACGATCCGAACAACCCGCGCGAGCACAACTTCGGCGCCGATCCCGCCGCTGCGGCCGCCGTGTGCAACAGCGGCCGGCGCGTGCGGGTGGGCGATTACCTCGTCACGTCCCAGGCGAAGCTCCGGCGGGACGACCTGGCCCGGGTGCGACGCGCGCCAGGCATTGGCGCCTCGCTGGGGCTCATGCTCGAAACCTACCTGGACCGGCGCAATCGCGATTGGACCAGCATGTACGACCCCGCGGTGCTCACGCTGGCATTGGGCGAGCAATTTCTGCGACTCGGTCTGACCTCCAGGCGCGCCGAGGTTGAGTCGGGCCAGGTTTGGTTTCGGGTCGCGAGTGAAGCAACCGAATTGCGCATCGCGGCATCGATCGGCGCCGCGGCCTTTCGCCGCGAACTGCTCGACGTCATCGGAAGTAACGGGTGA
- a CDS encoding cupin domain-containing protein has translation MQPKVIDPGDVVAEHVYPDAPSKVIKRNLVTHRDDAPNFGMRLFEVEAGGATDHHQHPWEHEVFIVSGSGHLLTDDGLKPFAQGQAVFVPPMAMHQFQNTGAAPLQFICMIPNSGDCQ, from the coding sequence ATGCAACCCAAGGTCATCGATCCCGGCGATGTCGTCGCGGAGCACGTCTATCCCGACGCCCCGAGCAAGGTCATCAAGCGCAACCTGGTGACCCACCGGGACGACGCGCCGAACTTCGGCATGCGGCTCTTCGAGGTCGAGGCCGGCGGCGCGACCGATCATCACCAGCACCCCTGGGAGCACGAAGTATTCATCGTCAGCGGCAGCGGCCACCTGCTGACCGACGACGGGCTTAAGCCCTTCGCGCAAGGCCAGGCCGTCTTCGTGCCGCCCATGGCCATGCACCAGTTTCAGAACACCGGCGCCGCGCCGCTGCAGTTCATCTGCATGATCCCCAACAGCGGGGACTGTCAATAG
- a CDS encoding DNA alkylation repair protein produces MTDSLPDSPQDPALELRSRLEAVADPVRAAGEARYLKLERRRVIGTSMPGAERVITGFVQDFGLPSDLRLLERLFDGSLEEAWCAIWMLAAQPAFSADTWRLTEAWSGAPDTWALADPISLLLVAGHLDAGIIDEDLLRAWAARESPFWYRRVALVSTVSLNDGLGGPTQRRLRRIGRVPPIGESPRPRLTLDLLEASIHDRRHFIRLGIGWALRPLSAVDPDGAAAFVQRHRDRITKAMLRKARLDDDGRAVRADRPHKLPRGIPRR; encoded by the coding sequence ATGACCGATTCGCTTCCAGACAGCCCGCAAGACCCGGCGCTTGAGCTGCGCTCGCGGCTCGAAGCCGTCGCCGACCCGGTGCGCGCGGCGGGCGAGGCCAGGTACCTGAAGCTGGAGCGGCGGCGGGTGATCGGCACGTCGATGCCCGGCGCCGAGCGCGTGATCACCGGCTTTGTCCAAGACTTCGGTCTTCCGTCGGACCTGCGCCTGCTCGAACGGCTCTTCGACGGATCGCTGGAAGAAGCCTGGTGCGCAATCTGGATGCTGGCGGCGCAGCCGGCATTCAGTGCCGACACCTGGCGACTCACCGAGGCCTGGAGCGGCGCCCCGGACACCTGGGCGCTGGCCGACCCCATCTCGCTGCTGCTGGTCGCGGGCCATCTCGACGCCGGCATCATCGACGAGGACCTATTGCGTGCCTGGGCCGCGCGCGAGTCGCCCTTCTGGTACCGGCGCGTCGCGTTGGTGTCCACGGTGTCGCTCAACGATGGCCTCGGCGGTCCCACGCAGCGGCGCCTCCGGCGGATCGGACGCGTGCCGCCCATCGGCGAGTCGCCGCGGCCGCGGCTGACGCTTGACCTGCTGGAAGCCAGCATCCACGACCGCCGACACTTCATCCGTCTGGGCATCGGCTGGGCGCTGCGACCGTTGTCCGCGGTGGACCCCGACGGCGCCGCGGCGTTCGTCCAGCGTCACCGCGACCGAATCACCAAAGCCATGCTGCGCAAGGCGCGCCTGGACGACGACGGGCGAGCAGTCCGGGCGGACCGACCCCATAAACTGCCGCGAGGAATTCCGAGAAGGTGA
- a CDS encoding pyridoxal phosphate-dependent aminotransferase, with product MKISQRVQDLAESGTIAVSNKVAAMRAQGIDVVSLGAGEPDFDTPDHIKAAAAAALDGGETKYAKPASGVPELKHAVVAKLNRENGLTYSTDQVVASVGGKEALYLAFATLLDPGDEVIIPAPYWVSYPEQVKLAGGVPVFVNAGAEAGFRITPDQLRDALTPRTRVLVFNSPSNPTGAAYSPEETDALAAVLADTDVVTFSDEMYDRLLFGGREFKSFAATSAHAYDHTITFNAGSKSYSMTGWRIGYAAGPVDVIKGMAKLQSQTTSGAATFTMHALAAALNGDQSCVEAMRVEFERRGKFLSDRLNALDGVVCPEPGGAFYAFPDVSGTFEAKGVSGSTEWAGRLLEDAHVGVVPGSDFGADACVRLSFATSMAALETALDRIEGFLAG from the coding sequence GTGAAGATCTCGCAGCGTGTTCAAGACTTGGCCGAATCGGGAACCATTGCCGTCAGCAACAAGGTTGCGGCGATGCGGGCCCAGGGGATCGACGTCGTGAGCCTGGGCGCCGGAGAGCCCGACTTCGACACGCCCGACCACATCAAGGCGGCCGCGGCGGCGGCCCTAGACGGCGGCGAGACCAAATACGCCAAGCCGGCCTCGGGCGTGCCCGAGCTCAAGCATGCCGTCGTCGCCAAGCTGAATCGCGAGAACGGCCTCACCTACTCCACCGACCAGGTCGTCGCCAGCGTCGGCGGCAAGGAAGCGCTCTACCTGGCCTTCGCCACCCTGCTCGACCCGGGCGACGAGGTCATCATCCCCGCGCCCTACTGGGTGTCCTACCCGGAGCAGGTCAAGCTGGCCGGCGGCGTGCCCGTGTTCGTCAACGCGGGCGCGGAGGCCGGATTCCGGATCACCCCCGACCAGCTGCGCGACGCGCTCACGCCGCGCACGCGCGTGCTCGTGTTCAACTCGCCCAGCAATCCCACCGGCGCCGCCTATTCGCCCGAGGAAACCGACGCGCTGGCGGCGGTGCTGGCCGACACCGACGTGGTCACCTTCAGCGACGAGATGTACGACCGCTTGCTGTTTGGCGGCCGAGAGTTCAAGAGCTTCGCCGCCACCTCGGCGCACGCCTACGATCACACCATCACCTTCAACGCGGGCTCGAAGTCCTACTCCATGACCGGCTGGCGCATCGGCTACGCCGCCGGCCCGGTGGACGTGATCAAGGGCATGGCCAAGCTCCAGTCGCAAACGACCAGCGGGGCGGCCACCTTCACCATGCACGCGCTGGCTGCCGCCCTCAACGGCGACCAGTCCTGCGTGGAGGCCATGCGCGTCGAGTTCGAGCGCCGCGGCAAGTTCCTCAGCGACCGCCTGAACGCCTTGGACGGCGTGGTCTGTCCCGAGCCGGGCGGCGCCTTCTACGCCTTTCCCGATGTCTCTGGCACGTTTGAAGCCAAGGGCGTGTCCGGCTCGACCGAGTGGGCCGGTCGCCTGCTGGAAGACGCCCACGTCGGCGTGGTGCCGGGCAGCGACTTCGGCGCCGACGCCTGCGTCCGCCTCAGCTTCGCCACCAGCATGGCGGCGCTGGAAACCGCCCTGGACCGGATCGAGGGATTCCTGGCTGGCTGA
- a CDS encoding nucleotidyltransferase domain-containing protein — translation MRLPRNPDLAPDSPQFRLIDSARMVLEQDATIEVVWVGGSIAEGTADRWSDVDLRLAVEEADLPAVVDTIPETLPAIHPVLGWFSRTLRGGHLVVVTFEGPLRVDVEIATPAVLRGPRHEAVAPLIDRDGQVARFADKPFAPPRLTPAELIEREAARIPSEAGRLRQAIQARSILAAMQAQATLLESAQRLLLLLRDPRAAGLAGPKHAADALTAADVEPLLAPLGDWSAAWPEPAADSIDPTLDILRPLAAEIRNRHGATVPLHPVPPDPERAPAGSSYFSRGALTAAGAVEAAHNLLVHAMVGASYYNRGLYTGLLWGYAMAAQLAADLARVRPRTPELAARLAPADAAAFESALRPLRLGGVEAVRLVAANVSALYSRYLERACAALGVAYQRRLDREVNAYLFREGVFAYDVTAANLSP, via the coding sequence GTGAGACTGCCCCGGAACCCCGACCTGGCCCCCGACAGCCCGCAGTTTCGACTCATCGACTCAGCGCGCATGGTGCTGGAGCAGGACGCCACGATCGAGGTGGTGTGGGTCGGCGGAAGCATTGCCGAAGGCACGGCGGACCGCTGGTCGGACGTGGACCTTCGCCTCGCCGTCGAGGAAGCCGATCTTCCCGCGGTCGTCGACACCATTCCGGAAACGCTGCCGGCGATCCATCCGGTGCTGGGATGGTTCAGCCGGACCCTTCGCGGTGGACACCTCGTCGTCGTCACCTTCGAGGGCCCGCTGCGCGTGGACGTCGAGATCGCAACGCCGGCGGTCCTGCGCGGCCCGCGGCACGAGGCGGTGGCGCCGCTGATCGACCGGGACGGGCAGGTGGCGCGATTCGCCGACAAACCCTTCGCGCCGCCTCGACTCACGCCGGCGGAGTTGATCGAGCGTGAAGCGGCGCGGATTCCGTCCGAGGCGGGACGCCTGCGGCAGGCCATCCAAGCCCGCTCGATTCTGGCGGCGATGCAGGCCCAGGCCACGCTGCTGGAGTCCGCCCAGCGCCTGCTTCTGCTGCTGCGCGACCCGCGCGCCGCAGGCCTTGCCGGGCCCAAGCACGCGGCGGACGCGCTGACGGCCGCCGATGTCGAGCCGCTCCTGGCTCCCCTGGGCGATTGGAGCGCCGCCTGGCCCGAACCGGCGGCAGATTCCATCGACCCCACCCTCGATATCCTGCGTCCGCTCGCGGCGGAGATACGGAATCGCCACGGGGCAACTGTTCCCCTGCATCCAGTGCCGCCGGATCCGGAACGCGCTCCGGCTGGTTCGAGCTACTTCAGCCGCGGTGCACTCACGGCGGCCGGAGCCGTTGAGGCCGCCCACAACCTGCTGGTGCACGCCATGGTCGGCGCCAGCTACTACAACCGCGGCCTGTACACCGGGCTGCTCTGGGGCTATGCCATGGCGGCGCAACTCGCCGCCGACCTGGCCCGCGTGCGCCCGCGAACGCCGGAGCTCGCGGCCCGGCTCGCGCCCGCCGACGCGGCCGCGTTCGAGTCCGCCCTGCGGCCGCTGCGGCTCGGCGGCGTCGAGGCCGTCCGCCTTGTCGCGGCCAACGTGTCGGCGTTGTATTCGCGCTACCTCGAGCGCGCCTGCGCCGCGCTCGGCGTGGCCTACCAGCGGCGGCTCGACCGCGAGGTCAACGCCTATCTATTCCGCGAAGGTGTGTTCGCCTACGACGTAACCGCCGCCAACCTCTCGCCGTGA
- a CDS encoding AAA family ATPase, whose translation MAEMSLFLGHDFDRALNPLDERLKQETTEAVQRLCANRFSPGLHDELLHRLSSGLEVRSARVTRAYRLVFARHESRIVVLWVDNHDEAYNWADRHRREIPRRFERTNLRRVAGGPAPVPRVAPEDPVPVPNPDLLDEMAARGFEQYFAALDDDQRYLVEYDERKRQGLMFVTAGAGTGKTSIAIWRALRQATQQEQDYRGVLYLCFNRVLMKTVRNTIDTLAPPEMASQIEVQTFHGWADAYLQKRVEGFAVAAAIDTDGQWLKRAITEEFPRLSPSARDQLPGWSAQDLHDEISNVLAPNQFDDVGPYMNLTRPESEGLRRLRQPQRRVIWELHQRIRCRPDAKGTWDDLIARGREALASDADPPIYRAVIVDEAQDCSPVMARLARTLVAGEEWRLLVLADPAQLVYRGRFRWAKREFSPRGSQARVMLRPYRSTRQIHALAASLYADVDEMRREVGQMAQAQREGPLPRLVRLTAYSEAYAFVAKQIRKEIKEGSQAGQIAVLTKSNSQRNAVLGALGGMGIPALTVDRNAAPDGARVSLMTVHAAKGLDFVSVYLLDIDVRRAPIDLRRGQLYVALTRSSRNLCIVRLPTFEPSPTVLDDLNPDCYESVDP comes from the coding sequence ATGGCGGAGATGTCTCTATTCCTCGGACATGACTTCGACCGGGCGCTCAATCCACTTGACGAGCGGCTAAAGCAAGAAACGACCGAGGCGGTACAACGCCTCTGCGCGAATCGGTTCAGCCCGGGCCTCCATGACGAGTTGTTGCACCGGTTGAGTAGTGGCCTCGAAGTCCGCTCGGCTCGGGTCACTCGGGCCTATCGCTTAGTCTTTGCCAGGCATGAGTCCCGAATCGTCGTGCTTTGGGTCGACAACCACGACGAGGCCTACAACTGGGCAGACCGCCACCGCAGGGAAATCCCGCGGCGATTCGAGCGAACGAACCTACGCCGCGTTGCGGGAGGACCAGCACCCGTGCCGCGAGTTGCGCCTGAGGATCCCGTACCGGTACCTAATCCCGACTTGCTTGATGAGATGGCGGCACGCGGATTCGAGCAATACTTTGCGGCCCTCGATGACGACCAGCGCTACTTGGTTGAGTACGACGAGCGCAAACGACAGGGGCTCATGTTTGTCACCGCCGGAGCGGGCACGGGCAAGACCTCCATTGCGATCTGGCGGGCACTGCGCCAGGCGACTCAGCAGGAACAGGACTACAGGGGCGTGCTGTATCTCTGCTTCAACCGCGTGCTGATGAAGACCGTCCGCAATACGATCGACACGCTCGCCCCACCGGAGATGGCGAGCCAAATCGAGGTACAAACGTTCCACGGCTGGGCGGATGCATATCTGCAGAAGCGCGTCGAAGGCTTTGCGGTGGCCGCAGCCATCGACACGGACGGTCAGTGGCTGAAGCGGGCGATCACCGAGGAGTTCCCCCGCTTGTCGCCTTCCGCGCGAGACCAACTCCCCGGATGGTCCGCGCAGGACTTGCACGACGAAATCTCGAATGTGCTCGCCCCAAACCAGTTTGATGATGTTGGGCCGTATATGAACCTCACACGGCCAGAGAGCGAGGGCCTCAGGAGGCTGCGCCAACCCCAGCGCCGGGTGATATGGGAACTGCACCAGCGCATACGCTGTCGCCCTGATGCTAAGGGCACCTGGGATGACCTGATCGCACGAGGTCGCGAAGCTCTCGCGTCCGATGCCGACCCGCCGATCTACCGTGCCGTCATCGTGGACGAGGCGCAGGATTGCAGCCCCGTTATGGCGCGGCTTGCTAGGACTCTCGTCGCCGGTGAGGAGTGGCGGCTGTTGGTTCTTGCCGATCCGGCTCAGCTGGTCTACCGGGGACGCTTTCGCTGGGCAAAGCGCGAATTCAGCCCCCGCGGCAGTCAGGCCCGCGTCATGCTCCGCCCCTACCGCTCGACCCGCCAGATTCATGCGCTGGCCGCCTCACTCTACGCAGACGTGGATGAGATGCGCCGTGAAGTCGGCCAGATGGCCCAAGCTCAACGCGAAGGCCCATTGCCACGGCTCGTCAGACTTACCGCTTACTCAGAGGCTTACGCTTTCGTCGCCAAGCAAATTCGCAAGGAGATCAAGGAAGGGAGCCAGGCCGGGCAGATTGCTGTGCTGACAAAATCAAACTCCCAGCGCAACGCTGTGTTGGGAGCGCTTGGCGGGATGGGCATTCCCGCTCTGACCGTGGACCGCAATGCTGCGCCGGACGGCGCTAGAGTCTCACTAATGACAGTGCATGCGGCGAAGGGGTTGGACTTCGTTTCCGTCTATCTGCTCGACATTGATGTACGCCGCGCGCCAATCGACCTTCGGCGTGGGCAGCTATACGTTGCCCTCACGCGATCCAGCCGCAACCTGTGCATCGTCCGCCTTCCGACATTCGAACCGTCGCCAACGGTGCTGGACGACCTCAATCCTGATTGCTACGAGTCGGTGGATCCGTAG
- a CDS encoding ferredoxin--NADP reductase gives MRGEFHRLRVLATQAETPQATSIVFQVPPASSGTFRWRAGQHITLRLRIDGAEVRRTYSISETPAAGAPLRITVKRVAGGLVSNHINDHVGAGDTMEVLPPFGSFSLDADPQARRTHYFFGAGSGITPLYAMIRSVLAAEPYSVARLAYGNANVDAIIFRDALARLEASGGGRLTVRHVLSAPSDQSAFSYWRHGRIDAATVAAFIDAHPPYAQDTRYYVCGPGGMNAAVRAALRGLDVPEVRIFSESFGAVAPPDDSVVGVAAEARVRLNGQTLTVPVAAGQTVLHAVRAAGGQPPYSCESGVCGACRAWLRDGAAHLRARMALTDAEADRGVVLTCQALPTTSHLTVDYD, from the coding sequence ATGCGCGGCGAATTCCACCGCCTGCGCGTGCTCGCAACCCAGGCGGAGACGCCACAGGCCACCAGCATTGTCTTTCAGGTGCCGCCGGCCAGCAGCGGGACGTTCCGCTGGCGCGCCGGCCAGCACATCACCCTGCGTCTGCGAATTGACGGTGCCGAGGTCCGCCGCACCTACTCCATCTCCGAGACTCCGGCCGCCGGGGCCCCACTGCGCATAACCGTCAAGCGCGTGGCCGGCGGCCTTGTGTCCAACCACATCAACGACCATGTCGGCGCGGGCGACACGATGGAGGTGCTGCCGCCATTCGGCAGCTTCAGTCTGGACGCCGACCCGCAGGCGCGGCGCACGCACTATTTCTTTGGCGCTGGCAGCGGAATCACCCCGCTGTACGCGATGATCCGCTCCGTCCTCGCGGCCGAACCCTACTCCGTGGCCCGGCTCGCCTACGGCAACGCCAACGTCGACGCGATCATCTTTCGTGATGCCCTCGCCAGACTGGAAGCGAGCGGCGGCGGCCGGCTGACCGTTCGGCATGTCCTCTCCGCACCCTCCGATCAATCTGCCTTCAGCTACTGGCGGCACGGCCGAATCGACGCCGCCACCGTCGCTGCATTCATTGACGCCCATCCGCCCTACGCCCAGGACACTCGTTACTACGTCTGCGGGCCGGGTGGGATGAATGCCGCCGTGCGCGCGGCCCTGCGCGGGCTGGACGTGCCGGAAGTCCGCATCTTTAGCGAGAGTTTTGGCGCGGTGGCGCCGCCGGACGACTCGGTCGTCGGGGTGGCCGCCGAGGCGCGGGTGAGGCTGAATGGCCAGACGCTGACCGTCCCGGTCGCTGCCGGCCAAACGGTGCTGCATGCGGTGCGCGCGGCCGGTGGTCAGCCACCCTACTCCTGCGAGTCGGGCGTCTGTGGCGCCTGCCGTGCCTGGCTGCGAGATGGCGCCGCCCACCTGCGCGCGCGGATGGCCCTCACGGACGCCGAGGCGGACCGAGGCGTTGTCCTGACCTGCCAGGCCCTCCCGACGACCTCGCACCTGACCGTAGACTACGACTGA
- a CDS encoding aromatic ring-hydroxylating dioxygenase subunit alpha yields MDRRRTMPVLPVEAYTSQEWFDRERERIFSRTWAYAGFAEDISEPGQYLSVQAGLNNIFIVMGRDRRLRAFHNICRHRGTQLLRAVGQTQRAIVCPYHDWTYDLEGQLISVPNREQEFPNLDLSCIALKAASVDLWRGMLWVHPEASAGSIMRWFGDVESHLGPHNVDQLVEDPKSRTEHTIAANWKIVVENYIDGYHLAHLHSGTLAMYDHSRIESGFVGPHFAFWEPLAPEYAKRLEQSAPYPLVVPTEQAGAWVPMLFPGIGLAETESSWSIFHVTPLAPDRTRVVTRTKTADASIWAYMHQAVRSYGFWAGRVRGKFAGDGDSDDPMASGDFMAEDVYACEQQQRSLRSPYFEHGPSSVRGEAGVRRHQQLVQEWVAGDA; encoded by the coding sequence ATGGACCGTCGCCGCACCATGCCCGTCCTCCCGGTGGAGGCCTACACCTCCCAGGAGTGGTTTGACCGCGAGCGGGAGCGCATCTTTTCCCGCACTTGGGCCTACGCCGGCTTTGCCGAGGACATCAGCGAGCCGGGGCAATATCTTTCGGTGCAGGCCGGGCTCAACAACATCTTCATCGTCATGGGGCGGGACCGCCGGCTGCGCGCGTTTCACAATATTTGCCGTCACCGTGGCACGCAGTTGCTCCGCGCGGTGGGACAGACCCAGCGCGCCATCGTCTGCCCCTACCACGATTGGACGTACGACCTCGAGGGACAGCTCATCTCCGTGCCCAACCGCGAGCAGGAGTTCCCGAACCTGGACCTGAGTTGCATCGCGCTAAAGGCCGCTTCCGTGGACCTCTGGCGCGGAATGTTGTGGGTGCACCCCGAGGCGAGTGCCGGATCCATCATGCGTTGGTTCGGCGATGTCGAGTCCCACCTCGGCCCCCACAATGTGGACCAGTTGGTGGAGGACCCGAAAAGTCGCACCGAGCACACCATCGCGGCCAACTGGAAGATCGTGGTGGAAAACTACATCGACGGCTACCACCTGGCGCACCTGCATTCCGGCACCCTGGCGATGTATGACCATTCCCGCATCGAATCGGGGTTCGTGGGGCCGCACTTCGCCTTTTGGGAGCCGCTGGCGCCGGAGTACGCCAAACGCCTCGAGCAGAGTGCTCCGTATCCGCTGGTTGTCCCCACGGAGCAGGCTGGCGCGTGGGTGCCGATGCTGTTCCCCGGCATTGGCTTGGCCGAGACCGAGAGCTCCTGGTCCATTTTTCACGTCACGCCCCTCGCCCCCGACCGGACGCGCGTGGTGACCCGAACCAAAACAGCCGATGCTTCGATCTGGGCCTACATGCACCAGGCGGTTCGCTCGTACGGCTTCTGGGCTGGCCGGGTCCGGGGCAAGTTCGCTGGAGACGGCGACTCCGATGACCCCATGGCATCGGGCGACTTCATGGCCGAAGACGTGTACGCCTGCGAGCAACAGCAACGGTCGCTGCGAAGCCCCTACTTCGAGCATGGCCCCTCCTCGGTCCGTGGCGAGGCCGGCGTCCGGCGGCACCAGCAGCTGGTGCAGGAGTGGGTGGCGGGCGATGCGTGA
- a CDS encoding VanZ family protein — MSFFASRRERRLWLWTLAVLVAIYATLGLAPVLAQVLHERGWLPAAVACGLVLVGMTIVTQGLQVRPGGVEIAVALGIAAAYLLMVARLMTGQEERTHLMEYGVVGVFVYEALAERARQGRRVPLPPLVAVLATGSLGLLDEGIQAVLPNRVFDARDILFNVLASTTAVGACIALGWARRRARGASGRLE; from the coding sequence ATGAGCTTCTTCGCCTCGAGGCGGGAGCGGCGCCTTTGGCTCTGGACGCTGGCCGTCCTGGTGGCGATCTACGCCACCCTGGGCCTGGCGCCGGTTTTGGCCCAGGTCCTGCACGAGCGCGGGTGGCTGCCGGCCGCCGTGGCCTGCGGCCTGGTTCTGGTAGGGATGACCATCGTCACGCAGGGGCTGCAAGTGCGTCCGGGCGGGGTGGAGATCGCCGTCGCGCTGGGCATCGCGGCGGCCTACCTGTTGATGGTCGCGCGGCTGATGACTGGTCAGGAAGAGCGCACCCACCTAATGGAATACGGCGTGGTGGGCGTCTTCGTTTACGAAGCGCTGGCCGAGCGCGCGCGCCAGGGTCGGCGGGTTCCGCTGCCGCCCCTGGTCGCCGTTCTCGCGACCGGGTCGTTGGGCCTGCTCGACGAGGGCATTCAGGCGGTTCTGCCCAACCGCGTATTTGACGCGCGAGACATCCTGTTCAACGTGCTCGCCAGCACGACGGCGGTGGGGGCGTGCATCGCGCTGGGTTGGGCGCGGCGGCGAGCACGCGGCGCGAGCGGGCGGCTGGAGTGA